Proteins encoded within one genomic window of Corynebacterium aurimucosum:
- a CDS encoding aspartate:alanine exchanger family transporter, with protein sequence MLAFLAEQPLLTLFLIMAVGLAVGKINVFGISLGAAAAMFVALGLSAANPDIVVPAFVYQFGLAIFVYVIGLNFGRSFFEDFRRRGWKMSMVVIVFFFILAGLTTLAMRLFDLDPAISVGTLAGSLSSTPGMAAVVEALGGDSTPVVGYSLAYPGCIIGTILVAAIGAKVLRVNHVEDARAEGMIAEPLEWRAVRLTRDFDATVGQLQEVTGERVIATRHVNNPHNHNLAYPELPLRAGMELLLNGTAPALDSAISQLGEEIHLNLHEEDGLVYRRLTVSSPRVAGYQLKDLDTVKEGFLIARVRRGDSDVVPNEETVLHYSDRVRVITAPGRLDDVRRFLGDSEAKLGNVDLFPFALGLFIGLLFGAIPIPLPGGTTLSFGFGGGPIVVGLILGALGRSGPINWQLPFHAKQTISTLGLTLFLAGVGTSAGGQFRDALSDPTSLKYIGVGMVLSLVSAIGIVAVSMLVLRLKFDESMGIAAGMTTNPAIMAYLNPQTGTQLAERGYATVYPTTMIGKILMCQVLALIIV encoded by the coding sequence GTGCTGGCTTTTCTTGCTGAACAGCCCTTGCTGACGCTCTTTCTCATCATGGCGGTGGGACTGGCCGTGGGCAAGATCAATGTCTTCGGCATCTCGCTCGGCGCCGCGGCTGCGATGTTCGTGGCCTTGGGCTTGTCCGCGGCGAACCCGGACATCGTGGTCCCGGCGTTCGTGTACCAATTTGGCCTGGCCATCTTCGTTTACGTCATCGGCCTGAACTTCGGCCGTAGCTTCTTCGAAGATTTCCGCCGGCGCGGCTGGAAGATGTCCATGGTGGTCATCGTCTTCTTCTTCATTCTGGCGGGGCTGACAACCCTGGCGATGCGCCTCTTTGATCTGGACCCCGCGATCAGCGTGGGTACCCTTGCAGGTTCGCTGAGCTCGACGCCGGGTATGGCAGCGGTCGTCGAGGCTTTGGGCGGTGACAGTACCCCGGTGGTGGGCTATTCCTTGGCCTACCCAGGCTGCATCATCGGAACCATCCTGGTGGCCGCCATCGGTGCGAAAGTCCTGCGTGTGAACCACGTTGAGGACGCCCGCGCCGAGGGCATGATTGCGGAGCCACTGGAGTGGCGGGCGGTGCGCCTGACCCGCGACTTTGACGCAACGGTAGGTCAGCTGCAGGAGGTGACTGGCGAGCGCGTCATCGCTACCCGCCACGTCAACAATCCCCACAACCACAACCTGGCCTACCCGGAGCTGCCGCTGCGCGCCGGCATGGAGCTTTTGCTCAACGGCACGGCCCCAGCGCTGGATAGCGCGATTTCCCAATTGGGTGAGGAGATCCACCTCAACCTCCACGAGGAAGATGGCCTGGTCTACCGCCGCCTGACCGTGTCCAGCCCACGTGTTGCGGGCTATCAGCTCAAGGACTTGGACACTGTGAAGGAAGGCTTCCTCATCGCGCGCGTGCGCCGCGGTGACTCGGACGTTGTACCGAACGAGGAAACCGTCCTGCATTACTCGGACCGCGTGCGCGTTATCACCGCGCCGGGCAGGCTTGACGACGTCCGCCGTTTCCTCGGCGACTCCGAAGCCAAACTCGGCAACGTTGATCTCTTCCCCTTTGCCCTCGGTCTCTTCATTGGTCTGCTCTTCGGCGCTATCCCGATTCCGTTGCCGGGTGGCACGACGCTCTCCTTCGGCTTCGGTGGCGGCCCCATCGTCGTCGGCCTCATCCTGGGCGCGCTGGGCCGCTCGGGCCCGATTAACTGGCAGCTTCCTTTCCACGCCAAGCAGACAATCTCCACGCTGGGCTTGACCTTGTTCTTGGCGGGCGTGGGTACGTCGGCAGGCGGCCAGTTCCGTGATGCGCTGTCGGATCCGACCTCCCTGAAGTACATCGGTGTGGGCATGGTGCTGTCGCTGGTCTCCGCCATCGGCATCGTCGCGGTATCCATGCTGGTGCTGCGCCTGAAGTTTGATGAGTCGATGGGCATCGCCGCGGGTATGACCACGAACCCGGCGATCATGGCCTACCTCAACCCCCAGACCGGTACTCAGCTGGCAGAGCGCGGCTATGCCACCGTGTATCCCACGACGATGATCGGCAAGATTCTCATGTGCCAGGTCTTGGCCTTGATTATTGTTTGA
- the tsaD gene encoding tRNA (adenosine(37)-N6)-threonylcarbamoyltransferase complex transferase subunit TsaD: MLILGIESSCDETGVGIIELFDNGHMEIRADVVASSMEQHARFGGVVPEIASRAHLEAMPQVMKAALEEAGVKKPDAVAATVGPGLAGALLVGASAAKAFASAWGVPFYGVNHLGGHVAVANLEGEELPHSVALLVSGGHTQLLEVEAVGKPMKELGTTLDDAAGEAYDKVSRLLGLGYPGGPIIDKLAAQGKPTIDLPRGLSKAEDLRGPNRHNFSFSGLKTAVARHVEKAEREGSTVQVEDLCASFQEAVADVLTAKAVRACQDTGAKVLLLGGGVAANSRLRALAAKRCESAGIELRVPRFKLCTDNGVMIAAVAAQLIHEGAEPSGLACGTDTQLEVEVPLVAAAR, encoded by the coding sequence ATGTTAATCCTCGGCATCGAGTCCTCCTGCGACGAAACCGGCGTGGGCATCATCGAGCTGTTTGATAACGGCCACATGGAGATCCGCGCCGACGTCGTCGCCTCCTCCATGGAGCAGCACGCGCGCTTCGGCGGCGTGGTTCCGGAGATTGCCTCCCGCGCCCACCTCGAGGCCATGCCACAGGTGATGAAGGCGGCGTTGGAGGAAGCGGGCGTCAAGAAGCCAGATGCGGTGGCCGCCACCGTGGGCCCGGGCCTAGCCGGCGCGCTCCTCGTCGGAGCGTCGGCAGCCAAGGCTTTTGCTTCCGCGTGGGGCGTGCCCTTCTACGGCGTCAACCACCTCGGCGGTCACGTCGCGGTGGCGAACCTGGAGGGCGAGGAGCTGCCGCATTCGGTGGCACTGCTCGTCTCCGGCGGCCACACGCAGCTGCTCGAGGTTGAGGCCGTGGGCAAACCCATGAAGGAGTTGGGCACCACGCTTGACGACGCCGCCGGCGAAGCCTACGACAAAGTCTCCCGTCTGCTGGGCTTGGGGTATCCGGGAGGGCCGATCATCGATAAGCTGGCTGCCCAAGGAAAGCCCACCATCGACCTGCCGCGGGGTTTGTCCAAGGCTGAGGACCTGCGCGGGCCCAACCGCCACAATTTCTCTTTCTCAGGGCTCAAGACTGCGGTGGCGCGCCACGTGGAAAAGGCCGAGCGAGAAGGCTCGACTGTTCAGGTTGAGGATCTCTGCGCCTCCTTCCAGGAAGCGGTGGCAGATGTGCTGACTGCCAAAGCTGTGCGCGCCTGCCAGGACACAGGCGCCAAGGTGCTGCTGCTCGGCGGCGGAGTAGCAGCGAATTCGCGGCTGCGCGCACTGGCGGCAAAGCGCTGCGAGTCTGCGGGCATTGAGTTGCGTGTGCCGCGCTTCAAGCTATGCACCGACAACGGCGTGATGATTGCGGCGGTGGCCGCCCAGCTCATTCACGAAGGCGCCGAGCCTTCCGGCCTGGCATGCGGGACGGATACGCAGCTTGAGGTGGAAGTCCCCCTCGTCGCCGCTGCGCGCTAG
- a CDS encoding WhiB family transcriptional regulator: protein MSQPFLLPGPNTDFWDWQLHGACRGENSDVFYHPDGERGRARAQRENRAKAICHTCPVIELCREHALASGEPYGVWGGMSESERVVALRSRRTHATVGA from the coding sequence GTGTCTCAGCCTTTCCTGCTCCCCGGGCCCAATACGGACTTCTGGGATTGGCAGCTACACGGCGCTTGCCGTGGGGAAAACTCTGACGTGTTCTACCACCCAGACGGCGAGCGCGGTCGCGCCCGCGCCCAGCGCGAAAACCGCGCCAAGGCTATTTGCCACACCTGCCCAGTCATCGAATTGTGCCGCGAACACGCCCTCGCATCCGGCGAGCCCTATGGCGTGTGGGGCGGCATGAGCGAATCCGAGCGCGTCGTTGCCTTGCGCTCGCGCCGCACCCACGCGACCGTCGGCGCCTAG
- a CDS encoding sigma-70 family RNA polymerase sigma factor, whose protein sequence is MAVATHATGAGGSSTAAKRDSDKELADLVPLAVDGSRRALQRIMRIIHPQVLRYCRARIGGHRQPTAEDVAQEICLAVATSIGTYKDKGRPFMAYVYGIAAHKVTDAHRALSRDHTHPTEDLPEDAAQDATPEESALEVDGSNRVRAMLDTLSDKARDIIILRVFVGLSAEETAEIVESTPGAVRVAQHRALAQLRKSLDSHETS, encoded by the coding sequence ATGGCAGTGGCTACACATGCTACAGGCGCAGGCGGCTCCTCCACAGCGGCGAAGCGCGACAGCGATAAGGAACTAGCGGACCTCGTTCCGCTAGCCGTCGACGGTAGCCGCCGTGCCCTGCAGCGCATCATGCGCATCATTCACCCGCAGGTCCTGCGCTATTGCCGCGCACGCATTGGCGGTCACCGCCAGCCCACGGCGGAGGATGTGGCACAAGAGATCTGCTTGGCGGTGGCGACGTCGATTGGCACGTACAAGGACAAGGGCCGCCCGTTTATGGCCTATGTGTATGGCATCGCTGCCCACAAGGTGACCGACGCTCACCGGGCCCTCAGCCGCGACCACACCCACCCGACGGAAGACCTTCCGGAAGACGCCGCTCAGGACGCTACCCCCGAAGAATCCGCCCTTGAAGTAGACGGTAGTAACAGAGTGCGGGCAATGCTCGATACGTTAAGTGACAAGGCCCGGGACATTATCATCTTGCGTGTGTTCGTGGGGCTGTCGGCAGAGGAGACTGCGGAAATTGTGGAGTCTACCCCTGGCGCAGTCCGCGTGGCGCAACATCGTGCACTTGCGCAATTGCGCAAATCCCTCGATTCGCACGAGACGTCGTGA
- the groES gene encoding co-chaperone GroES, whose protein sequence is MIMANIKPLEDKVIVQIVEAETTTASGLVIPDSAKEKPQEATVVAVGPGRTNDKGEVVPVGVNEGDTVIFSKYGGTELKYDGQEYLLLSARDLLAVIEK, encoded by the coding sequence ATCATCATGGCAAACATCAAGCCGCTGGAGGACAAGGTCATCGTCCAGATCGTTGAAGCTGAGACCACCACCGCGTCCGGTCTGGTTATCCCGGACTCCGCGAAGGAGAAGCCGCAGGAGGCCACCGTCGTAGCCGTCGGCCCGGGCCGCACCAACGACAAGGGCGAGGTTGTCCCGGTCGGCGTTAACGAGGGTGACACCGTCATCTTCTCCAAGTACGGCGGCACCGAGCTGAAGTACGACGGCCAGGAGTACCTCCTGCTGTCCGCTCGCGACCTGCTCGCTGTCATCGAGAAGTAA
- the groL gene encoding chaperonin GroEL (60 kDa chaperone family; promotes refolding of misfolded polypeptides especially under stressful conditions; forms two stacked rings of heptamers to form a barrel-shaped 14mer; ends can be capped by GroES; misfolded proteins enter the barrel where they are refolded when GroES binds), with the protein MPKLIAFDQEAREGIQRGVDTLADAVKVTLGPRGRNVVLSKAFGGPTVTNDGVTIARDIDLDDPFENLGAQLVKSVAVKTNDIAGDGTTTATLLAQALVFEGLRNVAAGANPVELNKGIEAAAEKVIEELKKRATPVNSSAEISQVATVSSRDAEVGEMVAGAMDKVGKDGVVTVEESQTIESTVDVTEGISFDKGYLSPYFATEEETYNAVLDDAAILLVRNKISSLPDFLPLLEKIAESSRPTLIIAEDIEGEPLQALVVNSIRKVLKVAAVKSPYFGERRKGFMDDLAVVTGATVVDPEVGINLKEVGPEVLGSARRVTVSKEDTVIVDGAGTAEAVEERREQIRREIERTDSTWDKEKLEERLAKLSGGVAVIRVGAATETEVNERKLRVEDAINAARAAVEEGVIAGGGSALVQISQELKAFAEGFEGEAKIGVQAVARALTRPAYWIAENAGLDGSVVVARVAEQANGEGFNAATLEYGNLLEQGIIDPVKVTHSAVVNAASVARMVLTTEASVVEKPAEEEPAQAGHAHAH; encoded by the coding sequence ATGCCAAAGCTGATTGCATTTGACCAGGAGGCCCGCGAGGGCATCCAGCGCGGTGTAGACACGCTGGCCGACGCCGTCAAGGTCACCCTCGGCCCCCGCGGCCGCAACGTCGTGCTGTCTAAGGCTTTTGGTGGCCCGACCGTCACGAATGACGGCGTCACCATCGCCCGCGACATTGATCTCGACGATCCTTTTGAGAACCTCGGCGCCCAGCTGGTGAAGTCCGTGGCCGTCAAGACCAACGACATCGCCGGTGACGGTACCACCACCGCGACCTTGCTGGCCCAGGCACTCGTCTTCGAGGGCCTGCGCAACGTTGCCGCCGGTGCTAACCCGGTGGAGCTCAACAAGGGCATCGAGGCGGCCGCTGAGAAGGTCATCGAAGAGCTCAAGAAGCGCGCCACCCCGGTGAACTCCTCCGCGGAAATCTCCCAGGTTGCTACCGTGTCCTCCCGCGATGCGGAGGTCGGCGAGATGGTTGCCGGCGCGATGGACAAGGTGGGCAAGGACGGCGTCGTGACCGTCGAGGAGTCCCAAACCATCGAGTCCACCGTGGACGTGACCGAGGGCATTTCCTTCGACAAGGGCTACCTCTCCCCGTACTTTGCGACGGAGGAGGAGACCTACAACGCCGTGCTTGACGACGCCGCAATTCTCCTCGTCCGCAACAAGATCTCCTCCCTGCCGGACTTCCTGCCGCTGCTGGAGAAGATCGCGGAGTCCTCGCGCCCGACGCTGATCATCGCTGAGGACATCGAGGGCGAGCCGCTGCAGGCGCTCGTCGTGAACTCCATCCGTAAGGTCCTCAAGGTCGCCGCCGTGAAGTCGCCGTACTTCGGCGAGCGTCGTAAGGGCTTCATGGATGACCTGGCTGTTGTCACCGGTGCTACGGTCGTCGACCCGGAGGTCGGCATCAACCTCAAGGAGGTTGGCCCTGAGGTTCTCGGTTCTGCACGTCGCGTCACCGTGTCTAAGGAGGACACCGTGATTGTGGATGGTGCAGGTACTGCTGAGGCCGTCGAGGAGCGCCGCGAGCAGATCCGGCGCGAGATCGAGCGCACCGATTCCACCTGGGATAAGGAGAAGCTCGAGGAGCGCCTGGCCAAGCTGTCTGGCGGTGTTGCCGTCATCCGCGTTGGTGCCGCTACCGAGACCGAGGTCAATGAGCGCAAGCTGCGCGTCGAGGATGCCATCAACGCCGCCCGCGCGGCCGTTGAAGAAGGCGTTATCGCCGGCGGCGGCTCCGCACTGGTTCAGATCTCCCAGGAGCTCAAGGCCTTTGCCGAGGGCTTCGAGGGCGAGGCCAAGATTGGCGTGCAGGCTGTGGCCCGTGCGCTGACCCGCCCGGCCTACTGGATCGCTGAGAACGCCGGCCTGGATGGTTCCGTCGTCGTCGCCCGCGTTGCCGAGCAGGCCAACGGTGAAGGCTTCAACGCCGCCACCCTGGAGTACGGCAACCTGCTGGAGCAGGGCATCATCGACCCGGTAAAGGTCACCCACTCCGCCGTGGTTAACGCCGCCTCCGTGGCCCGCATGGTGCTCACCACCGAGGCTTCCGTCGTGGAGAAGCCCGCTGAGGAAGAGCCGGCTCAGGCTGGACACGCGCACGCGCACTAA
- the alr gene encoding alanine racemase: protein MLKTTVDLNAIAHNVARVKEAVAPARLMCVVKADAYGHGIERCAPVMAKAGADAFGVATLAEAVTLRKVIDTLPIAAWLWEPTEDIAPALAAGIQIGIPSLAHAQALIAAETPTEVFVMVETGMHRSGVDKHAWEETFRLLADAPHITVLGLMSHFACADEPAHPHNDHQESEFRQALTLAREVGLECPLNHLANSPAALTRPSARFEQVRVGVALYGLEPVAGRDHGLEPAMTWEASVVAVKPISAGESTCYGLTWTADSDRELATVSVGYADGLPRAFQGALQVGIGGELYPQVGRVCMDQIVVDLGANPHGVRAGDTAVIFGRGGMSATELAETAGTINYEVVCRPTGRTERTYREGASDAQ, encoded by the coding sequence ATGTTAAAAACCACCGTTGACCTCAACGCTATTGCCCACAATGTTGCTCGCGTGAAGGAGGCGGTGGCCCCGGCCCGCCTCATGTGCGTGGTCAAGGCGGATGCCTATGGCCACGGCATCGAGCGCTGCGCACCGGTCATGGCGAAGGCTGGGGCAGACGCCTTCGGGGTGGCCACCTTGGCCGAGGCTGTCACACTGCGGAAGGTCATTGACACCCTCCCCATCGCTGCTTGGCTGTGGGAGCCAACGGAGGACATTGCCCCGGCCCTCGCCGCTGGTATCCAGATCGGCATCCCTTCGCTGGCGCACGCCCAAGCACTCATTGCTGCTGAGACTCCCACCGAAGTCTTCGTGATGGTGGAAACGGGGATGCACCGATCGGGCGTCGACAAGCATGCGTGGGAGGAGACCTTCCGCCTGCTTGCCGACGCCCCCCACATCACCGTCCTCGGCCTTATGTCCCACTTCGCCTGCGCTGATGAGCCGGCGCACCCGCACAATGATCATCAGGAATCTGAGTTCCGCCAGGCCCTAACGCTTGCCCGTGAGGTGGGGCTGGAGTGCCCGCTGAACCACCTGGCTAACTCGCCCGCGGCCTTAACTCGCCCCTCGGCGCGTTTTGAACAGGTGCGCGTCGGTGTGGCCCTGTATGGGCTCGAACCGGTCGCCGGGCGCGACCATGGGCTGGAACCCGCCATGACGTGGGAGGCTTCCGTCGTCGCAGTGAAGCCGATTTCGGCGGGGGAGTCCACGTGTTATGGCCTGACCTGGACCGCGGATAGCGACCGCGAGCTCGCCACCGTCAGCGTGGGCTATGCCGATGGCCTACCGCGCGCCTTTCAGGGGGCGCTGCAGGTAGGCATTGGTGGTGAGCTCTACCCGCAGGTGGGGCGCGTCTGCATGGACCAGATCGTCGTCGACCTCGGCGCGAACCCTCACGGCGTGCGCGCCGGAGACACTGCCGTTATCTTCGGGCGCGGCGGTATGAGCGCTACAGAATTAGCCGAGACAGCCGGGACCATCAACTATGAAGTGGTGTGCCGCCCCACCGGGCGCACCGAGCGTACATACCGCGAAGGAGCTAGCGATGCGCAGTGA
- the tsaB gene encoding tRNA (adenosine(37)-N6)-threonylcarbamoyltransferase complex dimerization subunit type 1 TsaB → MKVLALDTATTDLVTGIVDTDTGESIDRVISGTRAHNEKLIPTIEELLADASLTYPDLSAIVVGMGPGPFTGLRVGMATASALGVALDLSVHGVCTLDAIAHGRTGEWLVAIDARRKEVYWATFADGERRSGPNVSKPETLDLSAAGLAIPDSVRLVFPESIAPRLPEGIAGLPREWATPRAAGLVACADLSAEPEPLVPLYLRRPDAVEPQAKPRSAALVGGIEEIPAS, encoded by the coding sequence ATGAAGGTTCTCGCACTCGATACCGCCACCACGGATCTGGTCACGGGCATCGTTGACACCGACACCGGGGAGAGCATCGACCGTGTTATCAGCGGTACGCGCGCCCACAACGAGAAGCTCATCCCTACTATCGAAGAGCTGCTTGCCGACGCCTCCCTGACCTACCCAGATCTCTCCGCCATCGTCGTGGGCATGGGGCCCGGGCCGTTTACCGGTCTGCGCGTAGGCATGGCTACCGCTTCCGCCCTGGGAGTGGCCCTTGATCTGTCGGTCCATGGTGTGTGCACTCTGGATGCCATCGCGCACGGGCGCACGGGGGAGTGGCTGGTGGCCATCGATGCTCGCCGCAAAGAGGTCTACTGGGCCACCTTTGCCGATGGGGAGCGTCGCAGCGGCCCAAACGTATCGAAGCCGGAAACCCTTGATCTGAGCGCTGCCGGACTCGCGATCCCGGACAGCGTGCGCCTAGTGTTCCCAGAGTCTATTGCCCCTCGTTTGCCGGAGGGCATCGCTGGCCTTCCCCGTGAGTGGGCTACCCCGCGCGCAGCGGGTTTGGTTGCCTGCGCTGATCTGTCCGCTGAACCTGAGCCGCTTGTCCCTCTCTACCTTCGTCGTCCCGATGCCGTGGAACCACAGGCTAAGCCGCGCTCGGCTGCCTTGGTCGGCGGCATCGAGGAGATACCGGCATCATGA
- the tsaE gene encoding tRNA (adenosine(37)-N6)-threonylcarbamoyltransferase complex ATPase subunit type 1 TsaE, with protein MRSDFPHEGRREAATPEDAQAFGEELGAALEAGDLVILDGPLGAGKTTFTQGIARGMQVKGRVTSPTFVIAREHPSRVGGPTLVHVDAYRLLDHSEDPLGELDSLDLDTEIEDAVVVAEWGGGFMERLSDAYLAITINRDSDDDVRVFTWKWVN; from the coding sequence ATGCGCAGTGATTTTCCACACGAAGGACGCCGTGAGGCCGCCACGCCAGAGGATGCCCAGGCATTTGGTGAAGAGCTAGGCGCGGCGCTGGAAGCAGGAGACCTGGTTATCCTCGACGGCCCCTTAGGTGCCGGGAAAACCACCTTTACGCAGGGCATTGCCCGCGGGATGCAGGTGAAGGGGCGGGTGACCTCACCGACCTTCGTCATCGCCCGCGAGCACCCTTCCCGCGTGGGCGGGCCGACGTTGGTGCACGTGGATGCCTACCGCCTCCTCGACCATTCTGAGGATCCGTTGGGGGAGCTGGACAGTCTAGACTTGGACACCGAAATAGAGGACGCCGTGGTCGTTGCCGAGTGGGGTGGGGGCTTCATGGAGCGCCTGTCTGATGCGTACCTCGCTATCACAATTAACCGCGACTCGGACGATGATGTCCGCGTATTTACATGGAAATGGGTGAATTAA
- the glmS gene encoding glutamine--fructose-6-phosphate transaminase (isomerizing) encodes MCGIVGYIGRNTDGCEYFALDVVLEGLRRLEYRGYDSAGVAMYADGEIGWRKKAGKVAALEAEIAARPLKDSVLGIGHTRWATHGGPTDLNAHPHVVDGGKLAVVHNGIIENFAELKSELEGKGHNFVSETDTEVAATLLADVFHNEASGDLTKAMQLTGKRLEGAFTLLAIHAEQADRIVAARRDSPLVIGLGEGENFLGSDVSGFIDYTKSAVEMDNDQVVTITADDIEITDYEGNPAQGKPFEIKWDAAAAEKGGFNSFMEKEIHDQPAAVRDTLLGRLDETGNLILDEIRIEESVLKSIDKIIVIACGTAAYAGHVARYAIEHWCRIPCEVELAHEFRYRDPIVNEKTLVVALSQSGETMDTLMAVRHARQQGAKVIAICNTQGSSIPRESDAALYTHAGPEIAVASTKAFLAQITATYLLGLYLARLRGNMFSDEVNSVLEDLRGMPDKVQAIIDNEQQVYDLANAMENAKSVLFLGRHVGFPVALEGALKLKEIAYLHAEGFAAGELKHGPIALIEEGQPVFVIVPSPRGRDSLHAKVVSNIQEIRARGAITIVIAEEGDEAVEAYANHIIRIPQAPTLMQPLLATVPLQIFACGVATAKGYDVDQPRNLAKSVTVE; translated from the coding sequence ATGTGTGGAATCGTTGGATACATTGGCCGAAATACCGATGGCTGTGAGTACTTTGCGTTAGACGTTGTGCTGGAGGGCCTGCGCCGACTGGAGTATCGCGGCTATGACTCAGCAGGCGTCGCAATGTACGCCGATGGTGAGATCGGCTGGCGCAAGAAGGCCGGAAAAGTCGCTGCGCTGGAAGCCGAAATCGCTGCGCGTCCACTGAAGGATTCCGTCCTGGGCATCGGCCACACCCGCTGGGCTACTCACGGTGGCCCGACCGATCTGAACGCCCACCCGCACGTGGTGGATGGCGGCAAGCTCGCCGTCGTGCACAACGGCATCATCGAGAACTTTGCTGAGCTTAAAAGCGAGCTGGAGGGCAAGGGACATAACTTCGTCTCCGAGACCGACACCGAGGTAGCCGCCACCCTTCTGGCAGATGTGTTCCACAACGAAGCCAGCGGTGACCTCACCAAGGCTATGCAGCTGACCGGCAAGCGTCTGGAAGGTGCGTTCACCCTCTTGGCTATTCACGCCGAGCAGGCGGATCGCATCGTGGCTGCGCGCCGCGATTCGCCGCTGGTCATCGGCCTGGGTGAGGGGGAGAACTTCCTGGGTTCGGACGTCTCCGGCTTCATCGACTACACCAAGTCTGCCGTGGAGATGGACAACGACCAGGTCGTGACCATCACCGCGGATGACATCGAAATCACCGACTATGAGGGCAACCCCGCCCAGGGCAAGCCTTTCGAGATCAAGTGGGATGCCGCTGCTGCTGAAAAGGGCGGCTTTAACTCCTTCATGGAGAAGGAAATCCACGACCAGCCAGCAGCCGTGCGCGATACCCTGCTGGGCCGCCTCGATGAGACCGGCAACCTGATCCTCGATGAGATCCGCATCGAGGAATCGGTGCTCAAGTCCATCGACAAGATCATCGTCATCGCCTGCGGCACCGCCGCCTACGCCGGCCACGTCGCGCGCTACGCCATCGAGCACTGGTGCCGCATCCCGTGCGAGGTGGAGCTGGCCCATGAGTTCCGCTACCGCGATCCGATCGTCAACGAGAAGACCCTGGTCGTGGCCCTGTCCCAGTCGGGCGAGACCATGGATACCCTCATGGCCGTGCGCCACGCCCGCCAGCAGGGCGCCAAGGTGATTGCCATCTGCAACACCCAGGGTTCCTCCATTCCGCGCGAGTCCGACGCCGCCCTCTACACCCACGCCGGCCCGGAGATCGCCGTGGCCTCCACCAAGGCCTTCCTGGCGCAGATCACCGCGACCTACCTGCTAGGCCTCTACCTGGCGCGCCTGCGCGGCAACATGTTCTCCGATGAGGTCAACTCGGTCCTCGAAGACCTGCGTGGCATGCCGGATAAGGTCCAGGCAATCATCGACAACGAGCAGCAGGTCTACGACCTAGCCAACGCTATGGAGAACGCCAAGTCGGTGCTTTTCCTAGGCCGCCACGTCGGCTTCCCTGTCGCGCTGGAGGGCGCGCTCAAGCTCAAGGAGATTGCCTACCTGCATGCGGAGGGCTTCGCCGCCGGTGAGCTCAAGCACGGCCCCATCGCGCTCATCGAGGAAGGGCAGCCGGTCTTCGTCATCGTGCCTTCCCCGCGTGGCCGCGATTCCCTGCATGCCAAGGTTGTCTCCAATATCCAGGAGATCCGCGCCCGTGGTGCTATCACCATCGTCATCGCGGAAGAGGGCGACGAGGCAGTCGAGGCCTACGCTAACCACATCATCCGCATCCCGCAGGCGCCGACGCTGATGCAGCCGCTGCTGGCTACCGTTCCGTTGCAGATTTTCGCCTGCGGTGTAGCCACCGCCAAGGGCTATGACGTGGACCAGCCGCGCAATCTGGCGAAGTCCGTGACCGTCGAATAG
- a CDS encoding GNAT family N-acetyltransferase, which translates to MRLRPLASADAPRCAELEKVLFPGESPWPARAFEQEIAAGHTTYWAVDASVNRVGHNDNRVGHNVNREGHNDNRAEVLGYAGVGRMGPAAWPEYEIRTIGVDPAAQRQGIARLMMDAIVELADSHDAPIFLEVRVGNDPAIRLYEAYDFVINGLRRNYYQPSGADAHTMYRPRKSERC; encoded by the coding sequence ATGAGGCTGCGGCCATTAGCGTCCGCGGACGCGCCGCGCTGTGCCGAGTTAGAGAAGGTCCTTTTCCCCGGCGAAAGCCCATGGCCGGCGCGAGCCTTCGAGCAGGAAATCGCGGCGGGCCACACCACGTACTGGGCGGTTGACGCAAGCGTCAACCGCGTGGGCCACAACGACAACCGCGTGGGCCACAACGTCAACCGCGAGGGCCACAACGACAACCGCGCGGAAGTTCTCGGCTACGCCGGCGTGGGCCGCATGGGCCCCGCTGCCTGGCCGGAGTACGAAATCCGCACCATCGGCGTCGATCCCGCGGCCCAACGGCAGGGCATCGCGCGGCTGATGATGGACGCCATCGTCGAACTTGCAGATTCCCACGACGCGCCCATCTTCCTCGAAGTGCGCGTGGGCAACGATCCGGCCATCCGCCTCTACGAGGCCTATGATTTTGTCATCAACGGCCTGCGCCGCAATTACTATCAACCCTCCGGTGCGGACGCCCACACCATGTATCGACCACGAAAGAGTGAAAGATGTTAA